In Deltaproteobacteria bacterium PRO3, one DNA window encodes the following:
- a CDS encoding homoserine dehydrogenase, with protein MKRASIKVGLVGFGTVGRGVYEILQRHRALLAQRIGAPVEIKKIAVRDKSKRRGVKAPAGLFTEDYREILRDPEIQVVVEVMGGTQEAKTLALAAIKAGKHLVTANKALLALHGREVFGAAKAAQVDICFEAAVGGGIPILRALREGFVANRILSLFGIVNGTCNFILSEMSEKGADFQATLKRAQELGYAEADPGFDIDGWDAAHKLAILVSIAYGVHVPVDKLFVEGIRRLSAFDLECAKRFGFEIKLLAIAKSQGAKIQARVHPTMIPAGSMLAAVRGVHNAILVEGDFVGEGMLYGAGAGSGPTASAVVGDIVEVARNLIAGVAYTVPPLGLYADKVRDAAIEPIGSLKGPYYLRFQALDRPGVLAKITSILGRHRISISSVYQNLAEEGRVVPIVVL; from the coding sequence ATGAAACGAGCCTCCATCAAAGTCGGTTTGGTCGGTTTCGGCACGGTGGGCCGCGGGGTTTACGAGATCCTCCAGCGGCACCGCGCCCTCCTGGCCCAGCGCATCGGCGCGCCGGTCGAGATCAAGAAGATCGCCGTGCGCGACAAGTCGAAGCGGCGGGGCGTCAAGGCCCCCGCGGGTCTGTTCACCGAGGATTACCGCGAGATCCTGCGCGACCCGGAGATCCAGGTTGTCGTCGAGGTGATGGGCGGCACCCAGGAGGCCAAGACTCTGGCCTTGGCGGCTATCAAGGCCGGCAAGCACCTGGTCACCGCCAACAAGGCCCTGTTGGCCCTACACGGCCGCGAAGTCTTCGGCGCGGCCAAGGCGGCCCAGGTCGACATCTGCTTCGAGGCCGCGGTCGGCGGGGGGATCCCCATCCTGCGGGCGCTGCGCGAGGGCTTCGTGGCCAATCGGATCCTCTCGCTCTTCGGCATCGTCAACGGCACCTGCAATTTCATCTTGAGCGAGATGTCCGAGAAGGGTGCGGATTTTCAGGCCACCCTGAAGCGGGCCCAAGAGCTGGGCTACGCCGAGGCCGACCCGGGCTTCGACATCGACGGCTGGGACGCGGCCCACAAGCTGGCCATCCTCGTCTCGATCGCTTACGGCGTGCACGTCCCGGTCGACAAACTCTTCGTCGAGGGGATCCGCCGGCTGTCGGCCTTCGACCTCGAGTGCGCCAAGCGCTTTGGATTTGAGATCAAGCTGCTCGCCATCGCCAAGTCCCAAGGCGCCAAGATCCAGGCGCGGGTCCACCCGACGATGATCCCGGCGGGCTCCATGCTGGCGGCGGTGCGCGGGGTGCATAACGCGATCTTGGTCGAGGGCGATTTCGTCGGCGAGGGGATGCTTTACGGCGCCGGCGCGGGCAGCGGCCCCACGGCCTCCGCGGTGGTGGGCGACATCGTCGAGGTGGCGCGCAACCTCATCGCCGGCGTCGCCTACACGGTGCCGCCGCTGGGGCTCTACGCCGACAAGGTCCGCGATGCGGCGATCGAGCCCATTGGTTCGTTGAAGGGTCCGTACTACCTGCGTTTCCAGGCGCTGGACCGGCCGGGCGTCCTGGCGAAGATCACCTCGATCCTCGGCCGGCATCGCATCAGCATCTCCTCGGTCTACCAAAACCTGGCCGAGGAGGGGAGGGTGGTCCCGATCGTGGTCCT